AATTTCCAACTTCCGTGATGATCTTGTACGCCCAATCATTGGGAATCCCGAGATTTTGGCCGAAAGCGCCTTCAGTCCCCAGCAGACGACGAATAGCTGGGTTTTGCGTATTGCGCATTTCACCAGCATTCTTTGACGTGACGCCAAGCTCTTCTGCTTCAACCATAGCGAAGAGCGACCAGCGAACGATGTCGGCCCATTGATCATCCCCCTGGCGCACAGCAGGTCCAAGAGGCTCCTTGGAAATGATTTCGGGCAATACCACGTGATCATTAAGATCAGCCAACTTCAGTCGTTCCGAATAAAGACCGGATGCGTCCGTCGTGAAGGCATCACAACGCCCGGCATCATAGGCGGCAACCACCTCGTCTGATTTTTCAAAAGCAACGATTGAGTACGCCAATCCATTAGTGCGAAAAAAGTCAGCGACATTGAGCTCGGTCGTGGTGCCCGTATTGGTACAGACAACCGCACCATCCAGCTCCATAACACTCTTCACACCGAGTTCCTTGCGAACCATAAAACCCTGGCCGTCATAGTAATTGACCCCGACAAAATCCAGACCGAGTGCGGTATCCCGGGTCAGTGACCAGGTTGTATTCCGGGTCAGCACATCAATCTCACCAGATTGCAGTGCGGTAAATCGCTCCTTCGCAGACAGGGGTGTATAGCGGGATTTATCCGCGTCCCCAAAAACAGCAGCGGCAACAGCACGACAGACGTCGACATCAATACCGCTCCAGTCACCTGAGTCATTTGGATTGGAAAATCCAGGTAGGCCCTGACTCACACCGCAGCGCACATAGCCCCGTGCACGCACCAGGTCGAGGGTCGACCGGTTCTCCACCACGGGAAGCGGTTCAGGTTCGGCGTTCGGATCTGCGTCATCGCTCGCTGCAACAGCCGGTGCAGTCTCCTCACCGCCACCTGCAAACATCGGATACAGCAGAAAGCCCGCCACAAGCCCAACAACCAGGGCCAAAACCGCTGGCAAAAGCCGATTGTTCATGAAATCTCCCCTCAAACGCGCCTAACTCAGTATTGAACTCTGACTTTGGCTCTATAGCTCTTTTGCTACAGCCCGCCACCCCCTATTCTTACAACGAAGTCGGCTGCGACACTAGAAGCGGTCGCCATAAGTCTATGAGTGGCGGAAAATGACCAAAAAAAAGCATCAAGACACGACAATCGTCACAACAGGCAGAGATCCCCATAATAATCACGGGGTCATCAATCCACCTGTCTATCACGCGTCGACCATCCTATATCCCAGCGTCGAGGCCCTGCATGCACGAGATGCAAAAGTAACCTATGGCCGACGTGGCACACCGACGACCTTTGCGTTTCAGGATGCCGTTGCGGAACTGGAAGGTGGATATCGGACCTTAGTGACGCCTTCAGGGCTGTCGGCCTGTTCGATCGCACTCCTGGCACACTTGAAAGCCGGCGATCACGTTCTTGTCACCGACAGTGTTTATGGACCAACGCGCACTTTTTGCGACATTGTTCTCAAAAGGTATGGCATTGATGTTGAGTATTACGATCCCGTGATCGGTGCGGGCATCGCCAAGCTGCTCAGGTCTGAGACCACCGTCGTTTATACCGAGGCACCAGGATCGCAGACATTTGAAATGCAGGACATCCCGGCAATCGCCAAGGCGGCACATGATGCGGGCGTACTTGTCATGATGGACAATACATGGGCCTCACCCCTCTTCTGCAATCCCTTCGCCCTTGGTGCAGACGTCTCTATTCAGGCGGCAACGAAATATATTGTCGGCCATTCGGACGTGATGATGGGAACCATCACGACAAATGAGAGTGCCTGGCGCGCAACGATCAAAAACCATGGTGCAATTGGCATCACAGCGGGACCTGATGACATTTATCTCGCGCTCCGGGGCTTAAGGACTCTCTCCGTCCGGTTACACCGGCATATGGAGACAGGCATCCTTCTTGCGAAATGGCTTGAAGACAGACCGGAAGTGTCGCGCGTGCTGCACCCGGCACTGCCGACCGACCCAGGCCATGAAATCTGGAAGAGAGACTTTAGCGGCGCCTGCGGCTTGTTTGGCGTTGTCTTGAAACCAACGAGTGACAAGGCGGTCGCTGCCATGCTCGACCACTTAGAGCTGTTCGGGATGGGATATTCCTGGGGCGGATATGAAAGCCTGATCATCCCTGCAGACCCTGCCAGCAACCGAACGGCCACGAAATGGGCGCCGGAAGGCCCCCTGATCCGCATCCATGCAGGTCTTGAAGATCCTCAGGACTTGATCGCGGACCTAGAGGCAGGGTTCGAAAGGCTGGCAAAGAACCCATGAGAGCAACTCTCTTTGTCGCATGCGTTAGCCTGGTTTATTTTTCCCTTCCAGCCTATGGGGACGGAGCTGCTTGTGAACCAATCACCATCTTCGCCGCCGCAAGCACGACGGATGTCCTAGAGGAAATTGCATCAGAATATGAAAAGGAAACCGCCTGCTCTGTTAGCACAGTATTTGCTGGGTCCGGCACATTAGCACGGCAGATAGAAGCAGGCGCCCCAGCCGACCTTTTTCTCTCTGCAAATGCGGATTGGGCGAAATGGATCGCGAATGCGGGTCTTATCCGTCCAGAAAACAAAGTTGACCTACTCACCAACCAGCTTGTGTTTATTGTCTCGGCGCGAGACCCAGACGCACGTCTCAATATTCAGCAAGCAGAACGCCTGCGGAATTATCTAAGTAATGGCAAGTTGGCAATTGGCGACCCAAACACGGTACCAGCTGGACGGTATGCGCAGGCTGTGTTGCGCCATTTCGGTCTAGGAGGCCTTGGGGATGGACAGGTTGTGCGTGCGTCATCCGTCCGGTCCGCCGTTACGTGGGTTGCTCGAGGTGAAGCCAGGGCTGGCATCGTTTATAGAACGGATGCAGCGATTGAGGGTGAGGTGAGGATCGCCGGCTCAATTCCCTCGGTTGATGGTATCGACATTACCTACCCACTTGCCCTTGTCGGTAGAACGCCCAACAACGCAGCTGTTGGCTTCTTCAGATACCTGCAATCCTATGATGCGGCAGCCGTCTTCGCTGACCATGGTTTCAGCCGGATATCTGCGCGGTGATGTTGGAACTGACAAATGCAGAGTGGGTAGCGCTCTCCCTCTCCCTGAAGGTAGCCCTCACAGGCGTCATCGTCTCACTGCCTCTCGGCTTCGTCGTTGCTTGGGTCCTTGCACGCAAAAATTTTCCCGGAAAAATCATCTTAGACGGCCTCGTTCACCTACCGCTCGTCGTGCCGCCTGTCGCCACAGGCTATCTCTTGTTAGTTTTGCTCGGCATCAATGGCCCTTTTGGCGCGTGGCTGAATGATCAGTTCGGACTGCGTCTTGTATTTACCTGGCAGGGCGCAGCCATTGTCGCTGCAGTGATGGGCTTTCCCCTGCTTGTAAGAGCCCTGCGTCTCTCTATTGAAGCCATCGACACGGGGCTCATTCATGCAGCGCGAACGTTAGGCGCGTCTCCTTCACGTGTTTTCGTGACTATCATTCTACCCCTGGTCTCCCCGGGCCTGATCGCTGGCTCTCTCCTCGCGTTCTCTCGCGCATTAGGCGAGTTTGGTGCCACCATTGCATTCGTGGGAAACATTCCCGGCGAAACGCAAACCCTACCTCTTGCTCTCTACAGCGCGCTCCAGTCCCCAGGCGGAGAAGAGATGGGCTATCGATTGGTCGCACTCTCAATTGTGCTTGCTGTTGTCACCCTTGCAGCGTCTGAACTCCTTGGGCGCGCGGTGCGCAAGCGTCTGACGGGAGATGCTTGATGAGCAGCGTTCTTTCTATCTCGGTGCAGAAGCAAGAAGGAACGTTTGCTCTCGACGCTAACCTCGAAGCATCGGCGGGAGTAACCGCCATTATCGGTCCATCGGGCGCTGGCAAAAGCATGCTCCTCTCAACCATTGCTGGTTTGGCTGATCCCGACAAAGGGTACATACGGTTAGATGAGCAAGCTCTCTTTGACGCTGCGCTAAACGTCAACCTGTCTCCGGAACACAGGGAGCTAGGGATGGTCTTCCAAGACGCACGCCTCTTTCCCCATATGACGGTGAAATCCAACCTGACCTTTTCTCGAAGGCAGACTCGCGCCGCCCTCAGCACGTTGGAGGAGATCGTTGATCTTATGGACATCGGTAGTCTTCTTCCACGCCGTCCACATCACTTGTCTGGTGGCGAAAAACAGCGAGTTGCCATCGGACGTGCGCTTCTCTCTGCACCGGCTGCTCTTTTGATGGACGAGCCCCTCGCCAGTCTTGATCTGGCGCGTCGACGTGAGATCATGCCGTTTCTAGAGCGTTTGCGGCATCGCTTTGATTTGCCGATTCTCTATGTCAGCCACAATTTGGATGAGACCCTGAGGCTTGCTGACAGCGTTATTGTGATAGATCAGGGGAAAATCCTTGCGCGCGGCAGCGTCGAAGAAACCTTGAGCCGGATCGATGTTCAGTCATTAATCCTCGGCGGCGCAAAAACAAACGACCATCCAGAACCCGTGACGATTGTAGCTGCCACCATAGGAAAACGATCTGAAGACGGCTTGTTCTCCATCGAGACACCATGGGGGGTGCTGACCGCCCCAAATATCACCGGGCGTTACGGCGACCAGGTAAGGCTTCGTATTCGCGCCCGAGACATCGTCCTTTCAACGGCTGAACCAACAGGCCTATCAATCCGCAATGTCATCGCAGGACAGGTCGGCACAATGACTGAAGCCGGAAACGCTCAGGTAGATGTTCTTGTGCGACCATCACACGATAGTAACGCTCAGCCCGTCTGGGCGCGGATCACGAGACGCGCAGCCACAGAATTGGATCTGCAACCTGGTCGCCCGATCTGGGCACTCCTGAAGGCTGTTGTTCTTACATCTGATATTGAGCTGGAAGCCCTTCGATGACAGAAGCGTCTCGTGATAGACTAGATAAAACAAATTAAAACGAGCGGGAGGCCACCGTGGCACAAGTTGAAGTGAAAAGTGAGATCACGGGCAAAGTCTGGAAGATTGAGACAAAAGCTGGAGACAAGCTAGAGGAGGATGATCCCATCCTGATCTTAGAGTCCATGAAGATGGAAATTCCGATCATGGCGCCAGCCGATGGAACCCTTGTTGAAATTCTGGTGTCAGAAGAAGACGCCATCGAAGAAGGTCAGACAGTGGCCTTGTTCGACGAAGACTAATCAGGAAACCCCAAATATCTTCCGAAGAAATGGGTTCAGCATTTTGGCCTCTGGGTCCAAGCGGTTCCGGACAGAACAGAAATCAGCCCATTTCGGGTAGAGCGCCTGCAAGTCCCCCGCAGCCAACGTGTGCAATTTACCCCAATGCGGCCGACCATCATATTTTCGAAATATCTGCTCAACACCTCTGAAGAGCTTCGCATACGCCTGTTTGTGGTATTGGTGAATTGAGATCGTGACAGAATCCTGTTCGAAGAAGGGACTGAGCCACGCATCATCCGCAGCCACATAGCGGTACTCAATCGGAAATAGAAAATTCTCACCGCAAGACCGCATATGCTCAGCGACCTCCCGAACACAATCAGGTCCACGCTCCGCGGGGACAGCATATTCCATCTCATTGAAGCGCACATTTCTGTCGCTGGGAAAAGCATCATGTGACCACCGGGAGCGCCCGGGAGCGTCACCGGCGTAGCGAGAACCACCCTGTTCTGTCATCTGTCGCTGAAACCGTCTACGCAGGAAGGGAGCAAACCTACTGATCTCGCAAAGTTTTCTGAACGCAATATCCGCCGGACCGTCTTGTCCATCAGGTGCCCTTTTGCGCGGTTTTGGTTGAACATCAGAGATATTGAGTGTCTTCACCAGAACTTCGTCAGCAAACGGAAACCAGAAAAACTCAAAATGCCGATTGTCATCGCGGAGGCCATCAAGTGTGTCGAAGAGATCCGCGACGGACAGTCGTCCTCCTCGCTCTTCCAGCGCATAGGCTGGTGCGCATTGCAGGTCGATCTCTGACATGATCCCAAGACTGCCCATGGAAACCCGACCCGCGTCAAAAACATCTGAGTTTTCCACTGTCGAGCAGTTGATGATCTCTCCACTGGGTGTCACGAGCCGAAAACCAACAACCGCGGCAGAAACGCTTTTTAGTGATTTCCCGGTACCATGGGTGCCCGTGCCAACAGCGCCTGCAATCGCCTGCCGGTCAATGTCACCCTGATTGATCAGACCTAAACCCTGTTCAGACAACAAGGGACCAAGATCTCTAATCGTCGAACCAGCAAAAACTCGGGCAGTATGGGATGCTTCACTCGATGAAATCAGTCCGCTCATTTTCTCGAGCGAGAAGAGCGTCTCGTTGCTTTCACAGATAGGCGTAAAAGAATGTCCTGAACCAGCCACTCGAATAGGGCCACTGGCCCCGGCGACAAGCCCCGCAAGTTCGGATTCGGTTTCCGGTTTATAGAAGGTGTGGGGGTGCGCCTTCACCCATCCAGACCAATTCTGCCATTTGGTTTGCGACATGCCCTTCCCCCCAACTTCCTAAGGATCGAGCATACAAAAGGCGGGCGCATACACAATGCACCCGCCTCTCAATTTAGACAGAAATCTGGATCAGCGGCTGGCCGCAGCCCGCACACCTGATGGAGTGAACTGGCTCTCGTCCAGCTCATCCGCAAAGAAGTTGATCATGGGTTCCTGGTTTTTCAGGCCCTGAACAACATACCGGCCTACGATCAGGTCATACACAATTTCTGATCCATTGAAGCAGGTCGGAACATCGTAATATTGGACGATGTGGGCTTCCTGCGTCCGCCACAACTCACCGCGACCGTCATAAAGCTCTGCGGCCGCCATGGTCCAGCTATCCTCGTCCATATACTTTACGCGGCGCGTATAAATATGGCGCTGACCTTCATTCAGCTTGCCTTCGACTGCCCATACACGGTGCAGTTCATAGCGAAGCAAGTCCTGGTCGACATGTCGATCCTCCGCGATCTGTTCATAAGTCAGAGCATCGGAGCCGATCTTATAGCTGTTATAGGCAATGTACTTTTCCTGTTTGCCCAGAAGCTCCCACTGATATCGATCCGGCGACCCATTGAAGAGGTCAAAATTGTCTGCAGTTTGCAGACCGTCCGAATAGGACTGAGGATTGTCATAGGCAATCGTTGGAGCTCGACGCACACGGCGGGTACCTGGGCTGTAAGACCACGCGTTACGAGGCCCGGCAACCTGATTGATCGTGTCATGTACAAGAATGATCTCACCGGCACGACGTGCTGGAGAAACGACCGTCTGCATATACTTCAACGAAATGTTGTTAAGGTCGGCAAATTTCTCCGTTGTCGGATCAGCATAGGTGAAAATAACCTGATCGCGAACCACGATGGGTGTGAACCCTCCACCAAATGACGGTGAGAAGGCGGAAAACTGCCGAGTGAGCTTATGACCACGGTAGCGCAAGTTGTGGTTCCAGACCACCTCAACGCCTTCTTGTGGGATCGGGAAAGGCGTGCCCAACAGTGCGCCATCAACCCCATTACCGTCGGCAACAAGCGTTGCATTTACCGCATTTGCTCGGTTGGCTGCGTAAACTGCCTCTGGGAACGCACATGAACGCCGTGTCGGATATACGTTCATTTTGTACGTATCATAGGCATTCAAAATGGCCAGATGCCCAGGCGTCAGCTTGTCTGAATGTTCCGCAGCATTCTCTGGCGTGATTGTGAAAAGAACTTCGTCATCCGCGAAAGGATCGGGATGGTGATCACCAATTGTATAGGTGACACCAGCTGGCGGGCTCGAAATACCACCCGTCCACGCAGGGATCGTGCCGCCGGCATTGCCTGCGCGCTCGGCGCCCATGGGAGTCAGGTCACCGTCAAGACGAGCTGCCTCGCTTTCGCTTACGCCAGCCATTGCCGGGAAAGCCATTCCAAGACCCACACCGGCAACCAGCGACACCGCCAGCAGCTTGTTGGAGCCCTTCGTAGTTACAAATTTCATGAGACATCCCTCTCCTGAGAGTCAAACGTTTCAAAACGACGCCCAGACATCAGCCAGCGAATATTGTTTTTGTTTTTTGTCGCTGCGTTAGATCGCGCGCAATACACCCAAAGATTAGCAGAAAACTAGGGCTTTACCAATGCGTCATTATCGACCGCTATGAGACAGCTCAGCTATCGCGCTCATCGGTCTCTTCATCCAACGGTTTGAATTCCCGAGCCATAAGGGTCGCTTCTTTGATTTGCTCTGCTGTCATTGTTCGGGAGACATTTTCCAGTTCAGTGGTCGCGAAGTGCGGGAAGCCTCCCTGCACCGCCAGCAGGTAATACATGTAGGCCTTCTCAATGTCTTTTTCGACGCCCGTGCCTGTCTCATACATTGTAGCAATGTTGTATTGGGAGACCGCACTGCCGCGTTTGGCTGCTTCCAAATACCAGTAGGCTGCTTTGTCGACATCAGCCGTCACACCCCAACCATTGTCGTACATTGTCGCGAGGTCCTGCTGCGCCCGGTCATCGCCACCTTCAGCTCCAAGCGTCAGATATTTGACGGCCGTTGCCACATCGCGTTTCACAACCTTAGCGTCAAAATACTCTTCGCCGAGACGAAACGCAGCGCCCGCGTCACCATTCTCATCGGCAGCCTTGGTCCACTCCACGATCGCCTCTTCGTAGTATCCCCGCCGATATAGATCGTGACCGGTTGCCTCACTCGCGGCAGCCGGAGATTCCGCAACAGGTTCCGCAGCACCACTTTGAGAGATCATCGCGCCAACCGCTGCGACAGCCAGCAGAAGCGCTGCAAGCGTACCGACCATAAGTCGCTGCATATGCCCTTTGTCATCAGAAAGAACAGCTGCTTTGGCTCGATTTCGAGGCGCGCGATGGTTTGTCATGGTCGTTTACCCAATTCTCTAGATTCAACGGTAAGCTTACATCCAACTATAGTCTCACTTGAAGATCATTGGCGAGGAATCGCCCTAATCCAAGTTAACGATTGGTCACAAATCGATGTCACTGATGGCAGAAAAACTGGCAGAATTCGGCGTGCTTCGTCCCGATTGGGACGGCCTGCTTCTGCTGGCCAGCGTCATGCTCATCTTCATCATTCTCTCAGCATTTGTCGCCAGCCATTTCAAGGGCCGCAGCTTCCTCATCTGGCTCGGTATTTCAGCAGTGGCTCAAACACTGGCCATAGCAGTGCCGTTGGTCATAGCGGCACTTACCGGAATTGTGGACCCCGCCGACCTACAATCAACAGGGGCAGCAATCGACTTCACCACCTTCCGGCTCTTTGCAGAAATGTCCGTCGTTGTCGGGATCACCACACTCTTCGTCCTGAGTCTTCTCACCCAGACGAAGTGGAAAACTTGCGCGGCCTGCTCAGCCCGCGCCCCTTGGCGCGCTAAGACCTGTCCGGCGTGCGCCAGTCTGCTGCCTTCGGGCATCCAAACAACGGACAGACGAGAGCCGGGCGCGCAACCTCGTTTGCGCGCGAGGACCATCCATCTTCCCCCTGAACTAGACGCAAAGCTCCTGCATCTGGCTTCACCCAAAGGCGCGCGGAGCAAAAACACTGACGACGCAGCAGTATCAAAATACATCCGCCAACTGCTGGCTCAGTTTGAGGCCGAAGCCAAACGCACTGAGAACGAGTAATTTCCTTCGAGGCCCAATGGCATCTGCTGCCAACATGGTGTCAGGAGACCTACTGCCAGGAGGCTGTCAGCAATGCCTTGGTAGACGTCCCCGACAACAACAGCAGTTTTCCAAGAGGGTCAAATGAAACACTATTACAATCCCATGAGCCGCGCGATGACCACACTGTGGATGTTTGCAGAGCTGGATGTTGAACCTGAGCAAGCTCTCGTCGATATTCAATCTGGTGAAACAGCGACACCGGAATTTCGCGCGATCAATCCTATGGGGAAAATACCCACCTTGGTTGACGAAGGTGTCGTCATCACAGAGGTAGCAGCAATTTGTGCGTACCTTGCCGACAAATTTCCCGAAAAGGGCCTGGCGCCCAAACCAGGCACACCCCTGCGGGGTCAATATTACCGCTACATGTTTGTTCCGGGAACAACATTGGAGCCAATGCTCACAGTCAAATCGATGAATGTCGGGGACTATTCAGCAATGTCAGCTGGTTTTGGCGATATGGAGCGATGCCTCACAACCATTGATGCAATGACACCTGAGACAGACTGGGCGCTAGGTGACAACTTCACAGCAGCCGACATTGTTTTCGGAGGAACATTGGACTTCTTCGTCCAAACGGGGGGAATAGATGAACCGACCAGCAAACTAAGGGCATATGTAAGGCGCCTCAAAGACAGACCGGCCTATCAGGCGACACACGATCCCAGCTGGTTCTGATGCGCCAAGGCGTCTCCGTGGTATCGCGCCCTATTCCAGGCTTCCGACA
The DNA window shown above is from Parvibaculaceae bacterium PLY_AMNH_Bact1 and carries:
- a CDS encoding glutathione S-transferase family protein (Derived by automated computational analysis using gene prediction method: Protein Homology.) — protein: MKHYYNPMSRAMTTLWMFAELDVEPEQALVDIQSGETATPEFRAINPMGKIPTLVDEGVVITEVAAICAYLADKFPEKGLAPKPGTPLRGQYYRYMFVPGTTLEPMLTVKSMNVGDYSAMSAGFGDMERCLTTIDAMTPETDWALGDNFTAADIVFGGTLDFFVQTGGIDEPTSKLRAYVRRLKDRPAYQATHDPSWF
- a CDS encoding tetratricopeptide repeat protein (Derived by automated computational analysis using gene prediction method: Protein Homology.), with protein sequence MTNHRAPRNRAKAAVLSDDKGHMQRLMVGTLAALLLAVAAVGAMISQSGAAEPVAESPAAASEATGHDLYRRGYYEEAIVEWTKAADENGDAGAAFRLGEEYFDAKVVKRDVATAVKYLTLGAEGGDDRAQQDLATMYDNGWGVTADVDKAAYWYLEAAKRGSAVSQYNIATMYETGTGVEKDIEKAYMYYLLAVQGGFPHFATTELENVSRTMTAEQIKEATLMAREFKPLDEETDERDS
- a CDS encoding hypothetical protein (Derived by automated computational analysis using gene prediction method: GeneMarkS-2+.) gives rise to the protein MAEKLAEFGVLRPDWDGLLLLASVMLIFIILSAFVASHFKGRSFLIWLGISAVAQTLAIAVPLVIAALTGIVDPADLQSTGAAIDFTTFRLFAEMSVVVGITTLFVLSLLTQTKWKTCAACSARAPWRAKTCPACASLLPSGIQTTDRREPGAQPRLRARTIHLPPELDAKLLHLASPKGARSKNTDDAAVSKYIRQLLAQFEAEAKRTENE